In the Danio rerio strain Tuebingen ecotype United States chromosome 8, GRCz12tu, whole genome shotgun sequence genome, one interval contains:
- the LOC141375682 gene encoding E3 ubiquitin-protein ligase RBBP6-like isoform X2, with amino-acid sequence MSCVHYRFQSRLTYDSLQFEGLNISAGELKRQIMRSKRLKFCQLKISNAQTDEEYTDDALIPKNTSVIIRRIPAAGLKSSNRRFVGHQAGRWREPSPRADPSLLSLEQLLKTENLAEAKASEEDKLKAVMYQSSLCYYSSRAAAPRRTSASGRAQGFPAASCWRWTTQTERES; translated from the exons atgtcttgtgttcactacaggttccagagtcgactcacctacgactcgctccagtttgaaggcctcaacatcagcgcgggggagctgaagcggcagatcatgaggagcaagaggctgaagttctgccagctgaagatcagcaacgcccagactgatgaag aatacacagatgatgctctcatccctaaaaacacgtcggtcatcatcagacggatccctgcggcgggactgaagtcctcaaacagaagatttgttgg acatcaagctggacgctggcgtgaaccttcacctagagctgatccttcactcctctcactggagcagttgttgaag actgagaatctggctgaggcaaaggcgtcagaggaggacaagctgaaagcggtgatgtaccagtccagcctgtgctactactccagcag ggcagccgctccgcgccgcacaagcgcatccggaagagcacagggattccccgcagcttcctgttggaggtggacgacccagaccgaaagggagtcatga
- the LOC141375682 gene encoding E3 ubiquitin-protein ligase RBBP6-like isoform X1: protein MSCVHYRFQSRLTYDSLQFEGLNISAGELKRQIMRSKRLKFCQLKISNAQTDEEYTDDALIPKNTSVIIRRIPAAGLKSSNRRFVGHQAGRWREPSPRADPSLLSLEQLLKTENLAEAKASEEDKLKAVMYQSSLCYYSSSEAMRLLGIPGHHIRHCPTNVGSRSAPHKRIRKSTGIPRSFLLEVDDPDRKGVMIDGSGRYVIPIIDAEAYAAEKRKRPSFSCQTEPLPSSSSAGAASSVRDAGGKRSRSPSSPETRGDQKRPRR from the exons atgtcttgtgttcactacaggttccagagtcgactcacctacgactcgctccagtttgaaggcctcaacatcagcgcgggggagctgaagcggcagatcatgaggagcaagaggctgaagttctgccagctgaagatcagcaacgcccagactgatgaag aatacacagatgatgctctcatccctaaaaacacgtcggtcatcatcagacggatccctgcggcgggactgaagtcctcaaacagaagatttgttgg acatcaagctggacgctggcgtgaaccttcacctagagctgatccttcactcctctcactggagcagttgttgaag actgagaatctggctgaggcaaaggcgtcagaggaggacaagctgaaagcggtgatgtaccagtccagcctgtgctactactccagcag tgaggccatgaggctgcttgggatcccgggacaccacattaggcactgccccactaatgtg ggcagccgctccgcgccgcacaagcgcatccggaagagcacagggattccccgcagcttcctgttggaggtggacgacccagaccgaaagggagtcatgatagacggcagcggccgatacgtcattcccatcatagacgc tgaggcctatgctgctgagaagagaaagaggccgtccttctcctgccagaccgagcctttgccctcctcgtcctcagcaggtgcggcatcttcggtccgggacgccggagggaaacggtcccgctccccatcttcaccagagacgcgcggcgaccagaagagaccacgtcgctga
- the LOC141375682 gene encoding E3 ubiquitin-protein ligase RBBP6-like isoform X3 yields the protein MYQSSLCYYSSSEAMRLLGIPGHHIRHCPTNVGSRSAPHKRIRKSTGIPRSFLLEVDDPDRKGVMIDGSGRYVIPIIDAEAYAAEKRKRPSFSCQTEPLPSSSSAGAASSVRDAGGKRSRSPSSPETRGDQKRPRR from the exons atgtaccagtccagcctgtgctactactccagcag tgaggccatgaggctgcttgggatcccgggacaccacattaggcactgccccactaatgtg ggcagccgctccgcgccgcacaagcgcatccggaagagcacagggattccccgcagcttcctgttggaggtggacgacccagaccgaaagggagtcatgatagacggcagcggccgatacgtcattcccatcatagacgc tgaggcctatgctgctgagaagagaaagaggccgtccttctcctgccagaccgagcctttgccctcctcgtcctcagcaggtgcggcatcttcggtccgggacgccggagggaaacggtcccgctccccatcttcaccagagacgcgcggcgaccagaagagaccacgtcgctga